The region TGGGGCATTGTGGCacataaaccaatgaaaagtgagaataCCTTCTATCACCTGAAAGATTCCGCTGACCGTTGAGGAAGCACGTGTTGAAAATAATATGGCGTTCGAAGAAGCCTCAAATCACAAACATGGCCCGCtaaaacagcaaaataaaaagcatAAACATGGTCGACACCGGAGTAAGAGTGAGATCGACAGAGTAAACAAAGGTTGGGTGATGAAACTATTTTCATTTATCCAAGTTAATCCCAAGTTGAACCATTGTCAAAATTGTGTTGAATTGCAGGTCGAGTTGGAGTTAAAATCGTCTCAAAGAAAATTCGCCAAATTGCCGGAAAAGCTAATCGCAGACAACAGGTGAAAATCTGTTTTTAAATTCCCACTATCGCAGATTAGAACTGTTCAATTGCCAAAGCCTGTGTGCCCTTATGATTATGAAGGCTTACACTGGCTGtattttataattaattatgtTTGTTAGTGTATtattatgaaagaagtgttatatgaggtgcggtgtttgaaatcaactgaagatatgatcctcgcacttgctggacaatttaagcaattgtctcatgaacctgaaaaattcaggtgactcaacgggattcgaacccatgacctctgcgatgccggtgcagtgctctaaccaactgagctatgaagtcacacagttgagagcaggtcaatttgttgggctcatgttttcccgtgaaaggaatgtagtaagaaagaagtgttatatgaagtgcggtgtttgaaatcaactgaagatatgatcctcgcacttgctggacaatttaagcaattgtctcatgaacctgaaaaattcaggtgactcaacgggattcgaacccatgacctctgcgatgccggtgcagtgctctaaccaactgagctatgaagttgagtcacctgaatttttcaggttcatgagacaattgcttaaattgtccagcaagtgcgaggatcatatcttcagttgatttcaaacaccgcacttcatataacacttctttcatactacattcctttcacgggaaaacatgagcccaacaaattgacctgctctcaactgtgtgacttcatagctcagttggttagagcactgcaccggcatcgcagaggtcatgggttcgaatcccgttgagtcacctgaatttttcaggttcatgagacaattgcttaaattgtccagcaagtgcgaggatcaaaTCTTCAGTTGATTAGTGTATTATTGGAATGTAGGTCGATTGACCCCCAACTGGAAGTCGATTAGCCCTCAAATAATACTTTGtaagttttccttctttcatcCCGTTTTACTTGTGACAATGAGTAAAATTAAAGAAGCTTGAGGAAACAAATTGACGAAATTAATAACACTTGCAATAATACAGAATTGATAACATCAATATTGATTTACCTGGACCACCACTACTATTTAATAAACTATGTTAGGAAAGCAGCTGTTATCGTCACAACCACAGCAGAATGAAAGGAGGATAATTTATGAAGTTTGTAGGTGGGGGCTTATTGACTAATAGTTGTGGGCTAATGGACCTTAAGTTGAGGGTAATCTGCAGAGGGTAAACGACTGGGGGGCTACACGACTGTACCATACCGATTTATGTGTGGCTATACCTGTTAGCACATTACTACGAGCAATAGTTATGACTTCATTTTGCACCCTCCCTCCTCCCTGAGATGATATGGATGacagctggaaaaaaaaaaataccagaTACACCCATGCACCTGATGCTGATACCCACCTGGGAACTCAGGTTGAGTTAATCAGATTGATTACCCGTATAATATAAACTAATTCTTGGAGTTTACCATTTTATGTTAAGAATTCTAGGTTGCCTCCTTAGTTTTGAGACCAAAACCTGTGTCAGCAACTATAGTCCTATTAATTACTAAGTGCAACCATAACACATCTACTGTCTCTTTCAAcaatgttatgttttttcaacaatgttaAGAATTATCATTGATGATTAAGCTTTTATCAAGTGATGCTACTATTTTTAGTtgctatgaaaaaaaaaacgttgaTTTTGATTGCCTTCTTAActttaggtaaaaaaaatgtagtaattattccatatttttttctttgtgtgtATAGACCATTGAACTCGGTGATTGGTTTAGTGTCGATCATCTCAATTAGATCCTTCCTGATATTGATGTGCcatgctttttcttttgcttctaaTTCCAGGCAAAgaaaataagggaaaaaagaAGGGAGGAAGTATTGgagcaaaaaaggaaaacaggaAAGCATGGTAGCCCTCCACATCTGATTGTAAGCTTCCAATAAAAGTATCATGTAGTGTGACAATACTTATTCTTTAAGTATACAGCAGGTGAACAACTACTAACAATTTACTGGCCCAACTTCCAGGAAATTACATGTAGTGCAAgacttgataaaaaaaatagtgtaGTTTGAATGTAGATCAATGTAACTTGTTcagcaaagtaaaattaattcataATTGGTGAGTGCAATTATTAATTTCGGTGAAAAGGTTCCATTGGTGGTCTTTTCTTAAGTTCTAAATGATCCTCTTTCAGGTAATAATTCCCTTGTCATCCAGCTGTGACTGTGACAAAGCTGTGCAGTTGTTGAGCGAGTGTGACAGTGATGGAGCTCTATATCCCTCAAGTAGTGCAGTCACATTAGTGTGAGTAGCACTTGAATGTAAACCTTTATACAAAGCCTCCAGCCAGGACTTTGGAAGGGCCTATCTGATTCAGAAGTAATGTGGTGCtaagtttctaaagaaactgtggtgctgcattgGTGGAGAAGTGAAATATGAGAATTTGTTTATCAAATGAGTGGATGATAGTCAAGTTACAGTACCACTGTGAGAGGATTACACAGCAAACATTTCAATATCAGCCCTTCATCTTTTAAAGGTGACATTTTAGGTGTTGGCAGCTATCAGAGGCTCTCAGCTATACTAAAAATCAACATCTGTGCTCTGTGCTTTGGAATGTTGTTATAGCTGGTGGTAGTTTGACCCccatcaacttgtttgttatCAAGTTTTTGTATCCAAATTGATGTCAACTACATTGTACTGTACTATTGATACACTTCCCAATATCCTTTTGCCCTCGAGAAGTGAAGGGGAAGACGGAAAGAATTTAGGAAAGATCAAAGGAAAAGGCAACTTTTTTCGGCAAGTCAGAATAATCATTTGTTTTGATTCAGTTGTTGCTCAAATGAGTCACTGAGTTTCCCTTGCAATGCTGTACAATGTTGATGACTGATGGAAGTTTTTCTCTCATTCAGTTCTCAGCAACTCAAGCAAAGATTTACCTTCTATAAGTTAAAGTATGGAGACCTGTATTCTGTGCTGGATGCTGTAaaggtttgtttctttgttaacaataaaagaattatgtaagacacaaacaaaatacaattaCTGTAATAACAATGATAGGAAAAATATGGATTACAGCAATGGTAAGAATACATTAATAATCTGGATGGTGGGTATTCTTTGCGCAGAGGAGAGGCCATGACCAATATCCACATTACTTCTGACCTAATTATTGTCAACACTCCCCCTGACATAAATGTCACATTTTGTTGTTAAAATTGAAGATTACTGAGTGTGGCATACCCAGCATCGAAGCCTTTAATACGAGTTGCGCATGTGGCTTTCAGCTGATGTGTTTACATGTAAAAGTGCATTCTGCTAAATGTaatggaaaaaattaatagctaCATGAATGAAactaatgattttttttgttaaaattgcGATGATGACTTCTACTGCAGTGCCACATTCAATGTCATTTTTGTAGTTTCCAGTTCATTGGTTTTTAACATCAAACTCATTATTGATAACATGAATGGATTATCACAGGTTGCAGATTCTTTGCTGTTTCTTCTGTCAGCAACACATCCAGTTGATGCTTTTGGGGAAAAGTGTTTGTCTTGCATTTTTGCTCAAGGTTTACCCACACAATTTCATGCATTTCAGGTAGAGGATCATTGTAATCAGTAAAAGCAAGTCatgttttgaatttgtctCTGTACAGTACATTTGCCAGGTAGCTCTATGGGTTAGGATTTTACAGTGAAGTTTTCCAGTAGGCCAGACAATTTCCATAAGTTCGACTGGTACAATTTACCTACAGTATTACCTGTATGACGTTGAACTTCGCAGTGATAcagtaaataattatatacatATAACTGATATTATACTTGACAAGGGTGAGGTACTCATTAGTTTGAGATGATGTAATAATGAACGAATTTGttggatcttttttttttgtcattttttcgaTACAAATGTTATGATTATTTTCAtagtgtattaatttttttcaattttgttacTGAATACATTTTCCAGGGTTTGGATGAAATACCAACTAAGAAGCAAAATGATATGAAGAGGAATTTGCAAAAATTGGTGGAAAAATGGTAAGAATCTGTCCCAccacttgaaattttcatgcaGGCTAATTTGTTAATGTATTGAAAAGGTATTCCATCATTTTGTTCTTTAATCAGGTTTCCAAAGGATAAGATTTACGGACTAGATACACCTCAGGTTAGCTTGTTGATTTTTTAGTGCAATCcctgtcatttgaaaatccaagcaaaaatatttttgtttcatcagTGAAGTAGTAATCTTTAGCTCatttaaatggttttcttGTTCAGGATGCGCTTGTGGCCCTGAGGCTAATTTCTAATCAACAGCAAAGAGTCATTTATTTTCGGGACAAGCGCCCTCACATGCTTGCTGAACACGTCACGTATGAACCAAATAATGAAGTGACAGATGTCCCCAGAGGAACCCTGAAAGTTTCTGGTTTTGTTCGAGGGACGACTATGAGTGTGAATAGATTGGTTCATTTGCCTGGCTGTGGAGATTTTCAGTTGTCTCAGGTAATGAAGTCATCAACTGGAAGAAAGTGTCACAACTATGGCGATGTTTAATACACAAAAACTaaaagtaaaggaaaaaaataggataaataaaaaaatcaactgGTAGCTTTCTTTAATGAGAAATTTTGGTgtaatttttcgtttttctaaGCATTGTGACGAAAACTGCTGCTGTGCTCATTTACAATGTCTAATGtttgaaacagaaaaaaatgagaaagtacatgctttttttttctaaaacttTGCATCTTCATAGTGGCGCtaaaaaatgacaatgacaTACTGTACTGTACATTGAACCTCAACTCTTTCTTGTCAGATTGATGCTCCGTCAGATCCGTTTCCTTGGCAGAAGAAGAAAAGTTCtacaaagaaaggaaaaggagaGTCCATGAACctggtaattattatttgtttttcttgggtAGGATCTGTAGGAGAGAAGACGTCTTCAGCTAAGAAAACTAAACAACTCAAGTTATTTAATTACATCAAAGGAAACATTTTCTACTCAAGGTGTTGTTGTTTCGCCAAGATCAATTTTACTAAAAATGAGAAAAGCTGCTAACCCGTTTTTGTTAAGGAGTAATGAAATCAACTATTTCTAATGaattattgtattattaatgaattgaTCAGTTAATGAGATGGAAACAATGCGCATTGTTTGTTGGCCACTAGGACAGTGAAGAGCTTGTCACTACAATGGACGAAGACGTGAAAGTACTGGCTCGAGCTCACCCGTCCTTGCAGCAGTCGCTCCAATCAGAAGTAGAACCTGATGCGATGGATGGAGAACAAACATGGCCGACGGAAGAAGAACTGAGACAAGCAGAGGGTTGGTACATTTgcagttttggtttttgcttcTAGGCGACCTTGTTGATAAGGCAAACACAACAGAGACGAAGAGAGGGCTACTAAGTCGTTTGAATGAGGGAACATAGCGGTTTTTCAAAGGGAATTTGAGGAggcgtggctcagttggttaatGCGCGGCTTTCGGAGCAAGAGGTCCTAGGTTTGATTCTCGgtgacttcaacgtctgtttcgactttcctctgatccgtgtagctATAGCTTAAAAAAGCCGTAAAACGGAACACTGACATAGGGATGGGGGTAAagggcgcaccgtcggcttTCATTGATACCAGTTtcgtaactgaaggaactaccgacgttgaataaagtgactttacttttactttactttaatTGAAATAAATCCTGTAAGGTAATTTTAAACCTTTTCCATCTTCTAAATCTAAACTCGTTAtaagaaaaatggcaaaaagaagtgaatagataaaaacaaaacaaaatacgtCTCAGAGGACTTTGTGAAAAACTGGGTTCTTCGACACACGTTAGTAACGtaaggaagaagaaattaatgTACTCGTTTTTGTTGCATATTTTATTTCCTGATCATCTAGAATCTctcaatgaaaagaaagttgtTAAGAGGGTACCCAAAGGGACTTCGGAGTACCAGGCAGCTTGGATTGTTAACAGTGATGACGAAGGCGATAATGATGAAgacgatgacgacgatgacgacgaTTATGATAATGAGCTGCGCAAGGaaattgcacagaacagcGACAGCGATCAATCCATGGTATAGAGCACgattttttctcgtttttgttATGATCTTCAACACTAGCAAAAACTTATGTTTCATCTCATTCTTTTAGTGTCTTGCGTAAAGTCATTGAAAATTTTTCCGTCGCACTAATAAGTGGTTTCGCTGGAACGACATGGCTCAAAACTTCGTTTCATGTATAAACCACAAGCTACCGTTCATTTCACAGGTCAACGGTTTCGTGCGTGCACTCTTTTCCAGCGTAACCTTTTTTGTTGTCCTTGCATAGCATTTTTCTGTCGTTCTTAATGGTGTAAGGTTGAAGAAAAGTTGTTACAAAAACAATCCGTGATGGTTTTcatgttattatttttcttttgacagAACGATAATGATGAAGAGTATGAAACAGTAAGTTGGTAACACatttctcaaaatttaaaggaaTTTCAAATATTGTAGTTGCGTATCTTTCTATCTATGCTTTGCAAGCCTCTTAGTTTGGCTAGTGCCTTGTTCGTAACTCCAAAGAACTGTGTCAGAATGTGTAACGCTTCTATAATTATAGAGTCTGGAAGTGTTTGGTCATAAATTTACTCTGTCGGTCGCCGTTAGCGTTGGAATTGTTGAATAGAACCTGTTTTCAGAACCTTTGTGTCTTGAAATTGCAGCATTTCACTTAATTTGCttgcataattaattttagaaaTGAGCCAACTGGTGACAGCCGTTTTATATAAATGGCCTCAAGTTTATCCGCTCCCggaatgtttttatttttcaggtgAGTTTGGCTGCGACAGAGACAGATGACAGTAGATACGATGAGAAACTTGATGTCGACGAGGATAGAGAACAGTGAGTGCTGTGACGAACAAATCTTTTGCAAAGCCTAGGCTGTCACATGGGAATACTGTGTGAATCTGAGGCAGTTCATAATCAGATCACGATTACACACTGCAGTCCTCACGAAAATACTTTTCTAAAGTACTTTACAAAAATACTatacttaaaagaaaaaagttaataCCATACGAAAGTACGTCATTTCTAGCCTATTACAGTTGACTTCACTTAGTATATCGTTATGTTTGTATCAAACATTTCATGTAATCTCTCGGAGAATTAGTTTTAATTTAGCGTTGGttaactttttttcctctttggtTCTACTGACTCAATGTTTTTGAAATGTCAGACTGGAGAAATTACGGGCCGAaagggaaaatgaaatgttcCCAGATGAAATTGATACTCCTCTCGATCAAGCTGCTAGAGTAAGATTTCAAAGGTGAGAATGTGTTTTAAAACGGAGATTGCATATACAGAAAGCAGATGCCAAAGTAAGCTAAAATATAGAAAATAGTCAGGAACCATTCtagttttgataaaaaaacgtaattttgaaaaagtcggAGCCATTGTGGCAATAAAAAAGGATTCCAAACAATTTGCCTCGCTTGGACGACAGCAAATGTCGTAGGCACTGTTACTATTGGTGTTTGCATTGGCACTGTTCTGAAAAGCGAGGAGAAATGCAAACCCAAAAGATCATTCCAATTTGCCTCTTCCgaacttcaaagtttaatACATGAAGAAGGgttcattttttatatttattttttgtatcCGAAAGGTACCGTGGTTTGAAGAGTTTCAGGACATCGCCATGGGATCCTAAAGAAAATCTACCGTTTGATTACGCAAGGCAAGTACACGCACCAATGATCGCTACTTTTGTGCTGGTGAAGCAAGTGCGGATTTTGCCTCATGTACTGTACTGGAGTTTACTTCGTCGCATTTTGTGTCCAGCTTTggcagaaaaataaattatcaaaACACAGGGTGGGGTAAATAATGCGTGGGGTATCCAACCTAGACTTGTTTTAGACTAATTCCTTTACGCACTTCATGATACCAACTGCACGTTTGGGCGTGGGAATAAAATTCGCTCAGATACAGCCACTATGTGATTTTTTGTCGCCTTGAAATTATCAATGTATTCATGCTTGTTTTCTCTGTGTAAACGCCACGGATCGGAGGGCCTCCCTGATACTGATTAAACATTTAGTTTGCTTTCCTGAAATTGACATTTTTATCCATGTTGTATTGGCTATGCAAAGTAGGTTGAATCTTGTTCCCTTCCAGGAAATATGTTACTACGTACATACTATAAATTTTAAGGCTGTTAAAACCTGTTTGTTATTTGCATGTTACACTTGCAGGATTTTCCAATTTGAAGACTTTAAGAGAACGAAGAAACGCGTACTGGAGGAAGAAGAAACCGATGGAGCaatggtaaaaaaaagtgCAGTGCTTGTAATTatctaaaacaacaaaatgacgATGGAGTGTTCGATTTGTAATGGGTGTGTTTCAGATCAATGTCTTCTGTTGAAATGAACAGACGCGATGCAAACAGTGATATCGCCAAAGATTTCCTCTCCGTTTAGAGAACATATGCTTTGGAACTGTGTTCGAcgtaatttattataatttgcCGGTTTGCCACGGGCAAAGCTCTTCCGTGATTAACCTGACAGTAGGAGAGTCATCAACAAATTTTCGATGAAACCACGCTAATTTGTCTTGATTTTCACGATGTGTGTACCAAAATATTTACCGTGCGTGAAACTCGCAAGTTTTTCAGGTGCAGTGGGCCTGTCATCTGTTGTTTTACCGGAAGTTTTCATCCctattaatttccttttttattgaAGCCCGGCTGGTATGTTTCCATCTACATAGCAAATGTGCCGCATTCTTTTATGGGTAAGAGACTTGTCAATCATCTGATTAATGGGAAGTATTGGTTCTCCACTctgttctttctttccttccttctttctttcgtacttttttcctttactttttaataaaatatatttttttgttttagccTTTCAAAACCCAAGGCTTAAGGGTAATTGCTAAAGCCATTTTTTCAGTTCTGAGGAAAACCTAAGCTTTTCTAAGCCCTCGTGGTTCACTCGCTCACGGGTGAGATTCACCGCTTTTTGCGATCACTTGCTATCTCTGAAATGAATAACTCACTGGTATCACTATCTCACAGGCTACTTAGTATCAGCGCTCACGTTTGATTTGTTAACATTATTCTGTTTATAGATTCGCATGATCCCATCTCACCTCTGGTGATTTTTGGTCTTCTTCCACACGAGCAAAAGGTAACCAAACTTGTGCAGTCTTCCTTTCGTGTTTTTACGTGTATATATACTTATATATATTACCAGTTTGTAACACGAAGAGTGCAAAGAGTAGGAGATCGTCATGTACTGTAAACTCAACTGTCCTGGTTGGTCCGTTTTCAAGCCGTATTGGCTCCATTGTGTACATACGGCAAGGATttcaaagacattttaaaTCAATGATAAATGTCTTTTGAATGTTTTGACATAAAGCTCTCGTCGCTTCCCGCTGAGCGGCAAGTATATCAGCATTAATTGCTCTGCCAaactgaagaagaagaaaatgtatttatttaaCAACTTTCCGCACAGATGTCAGTTGTCCATTTCCTGGTTCAGAGGCATCCCACATTCAAAGAACCACTGAAATCCAAGGCAGGTTATGTAATGagagctttgtttttgttctttttcttcttatagACTGAGGTCTTACGTGAGTTGTAGATTCGGGCAAGAAGCCTTTACACCTTAAGCGCATGTATATGGCATGCTACGTTAAAACACTTGTCgtattttagcaaaatgttatGAAACAAACGTTTCCTCGTtcttatttgttgttgtttttttcttttaggagCGACTTATTTTTCATTGCGGTTTCCGAAGGTTCACAGCTTGCCCAGTCTTTTCACAATACTCATTAGCTGATAAGCACAAGGTAAACATAGAGGGAAATTTCCGAGAAATGTAATCACAATTTAACTTCATTTTGACGAGGAACTTGTATAATGCAATCCTTCGCATAAGCCTCCATCACATGCTCGCCCCAGTGCAACGGTAAGAACATGATCAAGGTCTTAGTCATTTTGTCAGTCTCAGAACTTCTGCGATATTCGTCTCCTTCAGTATTATCAGTATTAACTTAAGTGTTTCTTTTCCATCAGCATTAGATTCATCAATTTTATGAACTATTTTAAGGGACTGAATCAGACAGAAGATATTTTGCTAAATGTTTTCATGCTAACGTCTCACCGAAAGTGTAGAGATGGGAAATGTCTTTTTAAAATCCTGTAAAGGCCAAACTTAATACAATGTCGATCCAAgtcaaaaatcttttttgcaCTTTCTATCCGCTAGTTTGAGAGATTCATGCCACAGGAAGGAGCATTCGTGGTTACAGTATACGCACCCATTATGTTCCCGCCTGCACCACTTTTGCTGTTCGCACAAGATAAACACACAAGTAAGGGTGGTTCTTCAAACTGGGTTGTACGGAGTTGCTCAAAAGCTGTCAGACATTGCCATATTTTCAAGTATAGACTAAATGAAggtgttgttgttattttttgtttggccTGACAAATCGTGTAAAGGTGTATGCATCGAAGGGCTGTTATTTGACCCATTTTTGTGCCTAGTGCTCGTAGAGCCTAAGGCACCATGTTATCGTGCGCACGTGTACGTCCATAACTCGGGTTGTTCTCGTATTCTTTCGCTAACAACCCGATTCCACTTTCCAGCAATGTTCGTTTGATTTTCGTATGCTGAGAAGACATGACGCAGATGACACCTTTTTCATATCACTAGGCAAATGTagtcatagactgcctatttttgtttaatgttCGCGTTTACTGTATCTCTAATGCTAATACTATAGGAAAATTCATTACCTGACGAGGGAATTCCGCGTTAAATTGCACGCGAAAACCGATATCGCACGAATCGCTTCGCTTCGTGCGATATCGGTTTTCAAGTGCAAGTGGAATTCACGAGTCAGGTAATGAATTTTCCTTGAATCTCATAATCGcattaaaaataagaaaaaaagaaaacagcagtaatattgtttggttttatcctGAGCGCGCTCTCCAGAAAGTCATTTCAAAGTCAACTGTCAAAACTGTCATTGCGTTAGCAAATAAGAAGCAAGGTCAAATAAAAAggtcaaataaaaataaataaataaataaaataaaaataaaccaatcagaatgcaagattttattcaattatccgattctaataataataataataataataataataataataaaaatgagaaagaTGTGGACCATCAAATGATCAATCAGTGGCTTAAGTCAGGTGGGCTGAAGTCTGAAACGGAGGGCTTTATCATTGCTGCCCAAGACCAAGCCATTAAGACCAATTACTATCGCCGCAACATCCTAAACGATGGTACAGACCCAATGTGCAGGATATGTGGTCAATACCAGGAAACCATTGATCATATCGTGGCAGGGTGCCCTGAGCTGGCCAAAACTGAATACCTACACAGACATGAGAAAGCCGCCTCATACCTACACTGGAACATATGCAAAGAGCTAAATATAAACGTAgaagagaaatggtatgagcatgaaccccaa is a window of Acropora palmata chromosome 4, jaAcrPala1.3, whole genome shotgun sequence DNA encoding:
- the LOC141880124 gene encoding pre-rRNA-processing protein TSR1 homolog, with the protein product MAFEEASNHKHGPLKQQNKKHKHGRHRSKSEIDRVNKGRVGVKIVSKKIRQIAGKANRRQQAKKIREKRREEVLEQKRKTGKHGSPPHLIVIIPLSSSCDCDKAVQLLSECDSDGALYPSSSAVTLVSQQLKQRFTFYKLKYGDLYSVLDAVKVADSLLFLLSATHPVDAFGEKCLSCIFAQGLPTQFHAFQGLDEIPTKKQNDMKRNLQKLVEKWFPKDKIYGLDTPQDALVALRLISNQQQRVIYFRDKRPHMLAEHVTYEPNNEVTDVPRGTLKVSGFVRGTTMSVNRLVHLPGCGDFQLSQIDAPSDPFPWQKKKSSTKKGKGESMNLDSEELVTTMDEDVKVLARAHPSLQQSLQSEVEPDAMDGEQTWPTEEELRQAEESLNEKKVVKRVPKGTSEYQAAWIVNSDDEGDNDEDDDDDDDDYDNELRKEIAQNSDSDQSMNDNDEEYETVSLAATETDDSRYDEKLDVDEDREQLEKLRAERENEMFPDEIDTPLDQAARVRFQRYRGLKSFRTSPWDPKENLPFDYARIFQFEDFKRTKKRVLEEEETDGAMPGWYVSIYIANVPHSFMDSHDPISPLVIFGLLPHEQKMSVVHFLVQRHPTFKEPLKSKERLIFHCGFRRFTACPVFSQYSLADKHKFERFMPQEGAFVVTVYAPIMFPPAPLLLFAQDKHTSCHSLVGTGSLYRVDPDRIVAKRIMLSGHPYKINKRSVVVRYMFFYREDIQWFKPVELHTKHGRRGHIREPLGTHGHMKCVFDGNIKSQDTVCMNLYKRVFPKWTYEPTVMSPPPESPKDDSDGMEI